The region TAATGGACCTCCTGAAGCCAAATGTGGCTGGGTTCTCTTATTGGTAGAATGTGCTTGATGAGAAAGAAAGATAGAACCCCGGGTCAAAACGGGGGCAAAGGCATGCGCGGCTATCCTTTGGTATGGGGCAGCAGAGCAGGCTGAGACAGGGGTGCATATCCTTTAGTATAGGACCGATGCGCTTCTGCGCCTTCGCCCCTTTCTTAGGGTCAGGGTATGGTCAGGTCATAACGCCAGACAAGGAAACAGACATGATCTTTCAAAATCTCAGCAAGACCATCACCGCTGCCGCTCTCACCTTGGGCCTTGCCGCGGCAGGTGCCGCCCAAGACGAAGAAGCCGTACTTGAGGTGACGCTGGCCGATGAGACCCATAGCTTCACCCTGTCGGACCTTAAATCGATGCCGGTTTCGAGCTTTGAGACGACAACCATCTGGACCGATGGCGCGCAGGAGTTTGAAGGTGTCTCGCTCAAGCATTTGTTTGAGACACTGAACGTCGAAGAGGGCACGGTTACCGCGACCGCGATCAATGACTATGCCGTAGAAATCCCGATGTCCGACGCGGTCGAGGATGGGCCGATCATCGCCTACCACACCAACGGCGAAGAAATGTCTCGGCGGGACAAGGGGCCGCTTTGGGTGGTCTACCCCTATGACAGCGACATCGCCTATCAGACCGAACTGGTCTACAGCCGATCAATCTGGCAGCTTGACCGGATTAGTGTCGAGTAATTGAGAATGGCGCAGAGGGCGTGGATGAACGACGCAGGAAGATTTGGGCCCGCGCGCGCCAGAAGCCGACAGGTGCTGATGCTCATCCTTGTTGTGGGGATGAGCATCGCGGCCTATCTAGCCTACAACGTTTGGGACCGAATTCAGGCACTCGACAGTGCGCAGCAAGACCATGCTGAATGGGTCTTTACCCAGATCGAGATTGAGTTCCTTAAAACCGACCGGGCCTTGGCGCAGGCGAAATCCGCCACGCCCGAGGCGCTGGAGGAGTTCCGCAAGCGGTTCGACATCTTCTACAGCCGGGTTCTGCTGGCCGAACGGGTGCGCAACAATGCCAAGGCCAAGCCACAGATCCGCGAGCTGCGTCTGATGCTAGATGGATTTCTGCCTGCGATTGACGGGACGGATGCAGAGTTGGCCGCCGCGCTGGACGATATCGAAGCCATGCTGCGCACCGTAGAGGACGTACCGCGTGAGATCGCTCTGGCCTCCATCGCCATCGCCAGCGAGATGTCCCAAAATGAACGCCGTGAAATTGTGCGGCTGATCGAAGTGATGGCGGGGATCGTGTTGTTCGTCACGCTCGCATTGGTCGGCGCGGTCTATCGCCTGTCGCGGCAGGCCAGCCGGTTGAACCAGACCACGCAAATGGTCGAGGAAAACCATTTGCGCCTTGCCACAACTCTCCAAGCATCGCTCGACGCCATCGTCGTCATTAATGAACATGGCGAGATCGAAGATTTCAACGGCTCAGCCGAAGAGATATTCGGGATCACCCACGAGGCAGCGAAGGGCAGGGACTATATCAGCCTGTTGATCCCGCCCGCCGACCGCACGGCGCATCGGGAACGGCTCATGAGATTCCGCCAGACCGGTGTGACGGAGGTTGCCGACAGAGGCCGCCGAGAGTTTGAGATGATCGACCAAGATGGTCGCATCTTCCCAGTGGAGATGTC is a window of Sulfitobacter sp. W027 DNA encoding:
- a CDS encoding molybdopterin-dependent oxidoreductase, with translation MIFQNLSKTITAAALTLGLAAAGAAQDEEAVLEVTLADETHSFTLSDLKSMPVSSFETTTIWTDGAQEFEGVSLKHLFETLNVEEGTVTATAINDYAVEIPMSDAVEDGPIIAYHTNGEEMSRRDKGPLWVVYPYDSDIAYQTELVYSRSIWQLDRISVE